A stretch of Falco rusticolus isolate bFalRus1 chromosome 2, bFalRus1.pri, whole genome shotgun sequence DNA encodes these proteins:
- the GPR45 gene encoding LOW QUALITY PROTEIN: probable G-protein coupled receptor 45 (The sequence of the model RefSeq protein was modified relative to this genomic sequence to represent the inferred CDS: inserted 2 bases in 2 codons; substituted 7 bases at 7 genomic stop codons), translated as MLFMTVIGFLGAIIISLVTYXKPAVCSAISFLLATSASLTLCCLAATVVAVNWTSGAHFCQNSAMLYXLFVLEGVXIWMISVDHFLNTVXRQHXLKSHRAKVTAAFSFNAFCIAFPPPTGWMVGEMXTRVLQGVFPAGXANKVVLVAXFFIPFSIMLHSNLCIPNTLWKSILSTHHVHCLCFSQRNKLDLMGLXKPCQVNVDQNFKSSSL; from the exons ATGTTGTTCATGACTGTTATTGGATTTTTAGGTGCTATTATTATCAGCCTCGTTACCTACTGAAAACCTGCTGTGTGTTCAGCCATCAGCTTTCTGTTGGCAACCTCGGCCTCTTTGACCCTATGTTGTCTTGCAGCTACGGTTGTTGCAGTGAACTGGACCTCTGGGGCACATTTCTGCCAAAACTCAGCTATGCTCTATTGATTATTTGTCTTGGAAGGAG CCATCTGGATGATTAGTGTGGACCATTTTCTAAACACTGTCTAGAGGCAACACTAGCTGAAATCCCACCGTGCCAAAgtcacagctgctttctcttttaatgCTTTCTGCATTGCCTTTCCTCCGCCGACTGGATGGATGGTTGGGGAAATGTAAACCAGGGTTCTCCAGGGTGTATTTCCTGCTGGCTGAGCTAACAAAGTGGTGCTTGTTG aatttttcattcctttcagcATCATGCTGCACTCCAACCTTTGCATCCCAAACACCCTCTGGAAGAGCATTCTGAGCACCCACCATGTCCACTGCCTTTGCTTCAGCCAAAGGAACAAACTTGACCTGATGGGGCTGTAGAAACCTTGCCAAGTTAATGTAGACCAGAACTTCAAGAGCTCTTCACTATAG